The Trueperaceae bacterium genome segment GCGGGCCTGACCTTCACGGGGAAGGAACTCCGAGTACGGGAAACTGGAACCGACCATCAGTAGCGTGTCGCACTCCTCCATCAGGTCCCAGGAGGGTTTGGTGCCGAGGAGTCCCAGCGAGCCCGTGACGAACGGCAGGTCGTCGGGCAGTACGGCTTTGCCCAGAAGCGCCTTGGCCACTCCCGCCCCCAGGCGCTGGGCGACCTCGATCACCTCGTCGGCCGCCCCGAGTGCGCCTGCTCCGACGAGCATCGCCACCCTCTCGCCGTCGTTCAGAACGTCTGCCGCCCGGTCGAGCTGCTCGTCCGTGGGCAGCACGAGCGAATGGGAGTGGCCAACGCCGCTGTGCACCGCCCCGTGCTTGCGGGGCGGCACCTCGACCGCCTCGAGCTCCTGGACATCCTTCGGAACGATAAGACAGGTAACCGTGCGCTCGGACCGGGCTATCCTGACCGATCGATCCACTAGGTGCCTGATCTGCGCCGGATCGGTGGCCATGTGAACGTACTCGCCGGCCACGTCCTTGAACAGGTTGAGTAGATCCACCTCCTGTTGTGAATGGCCTCCGAGCGCCATGCGGGCCTGCTGACCAACGATCGCCACCACCGACTGGTGATCCATCTTCGCGTCGTAGAGCCCGTTGAGCAGGTGAATGGCGCCGGGACCGGAGGTCGCCAGGCACACTCCCACCTCGCCGCTGAACTTCGAGTGGGCGCATGCCATGAAGGCGGCCATCTCCTCGTGACTCGTCCGCACGAACGCCGGCATGCCGTTCGCGCGGTCGAGTGCCCCCATGATGCCGTTTATGCCGTCACCGGGATAGCCGTAGATCCTGCGGATGCCCCACTGGGTCAAGCGGGCAAGCAGGAAATCGCTGACATTGCCTGCCACAACAGGATTCTCCGCCCGGCCCCCGGACCCCTCCGGGACGCCGGGCACACTCTGACTCGTAGTCGGCTGCTCACGAGGACGGCGTCGGTATAGTTGCCGAATGACCGATCAGCAGACCGAGTACCTCCACACCGCCGTGCGGGCCGCCCAGGAAGCTGCCCGGATCCACCGCTCCAATATCGGCGGGGAACTGGATGTGAGCACCAAGTCGAACATCACCGACCTCGTGACGAAGGTCGACAAGCTGTGCGAGGAGCGCATCCGCGAGGTCATCGCCCAGCGCTATCCCGAGCACGCCGTCCTGGGCGAGGAGCAGGGCGGCCCCGGCAGCGAAGCCGAGTACCGCTGGATAGTCGACCCCCTCGACGGCACCGTCAACTACACCCACGGTTTCCCCTTCTACTGCGTCTCGATCGCCCTGGAGATCCGCGGGCGGGTCGAGGTAGGAGTCGTTCTCGACAGCGCCCACCACGAGATGTTCACCGCCGTGCGGGGGAGCGGAGCCTATCTCGACGGGGCGCCCATCCGGGTTTCGGCCGAGAGCGATCCCGCCAAAGCGATGCTGGCCACCGGTTTCTCCTACGACCCTGAACGGAAGATCGAGAACGCCGAGGTGTTCATGCGGATGCTCCCCGAGACGAGGGCGATCCGTCGTCCGGGCGCTGCCGCACTCGACCTCAGCTACGTGGCCGCCGGCCGGCTCGACGGCTTCTGGGAGCTGACCCTCAACCCCTGGGACGTCGCCGCCGGTGTGCTGATCATCGAGGAAGCTGGTGGCAAGGTCACCGGCGCCGGCGGTGAGCCCTACCGGTTGAGCGACCCGGTGCTGATCGCTTCCAACGGCGCCCTGCACGAACGGCTGGTGGAGTTGCTAGCACTCCACGGGGTGCGGGCCTGACTCGCCCTAGCCGTCCTCCGCCGCGAACAGTTCGGTAGAGACGTAGCGGGCGCCGCTATCGGCTGCCATCGTCACGACTACCTTTCCGGGACCCAGCTCGCGAGCTACCTCGAGTGCCGCATGAACGGTCGCTCCTGAGGACATCCCCACGAAGATCCCCTCCTCCCGCGCGAGGCGCCGGGCCAGCGGGAAGGCGTCCTCCTCGTAGACCATCCGGCAGCCGTCGAGCAGGTCGAGGTCGAGATTCCCGGGGATGAAGCCCGGACCCATCCCCTGGAACTTGTGCTGACCCCGTTCGTAGCCGTTGATGACGGCACTCCGACCCGGTTCAACGGCGATCACCTGGATCCCGGGATTCTGCTCCTTCAGGTAGCGACCGATCCCGCTGATCGAGCCGCCGGTCCCGGACGCCCAGACGAAGGCGTCGATACGGCCCTGCATCTGCCCCCAGATCTCGGGGCCCGTCACGCGGTGGTGGTAGGCGGGGTTGGCCGGATTCTCGAACTGGTTCGGCATCCAGGCGCCCGTCTCTTCGACCAACTCCTGGGCTCTGGGGATGGCGCCCTGCATGCGGAGCTCTCCCGGGGTGAACTCGAGTGCGGCGCCGTAGGCCCTGAGGGTTCGGACCCGCTCTTCGCTCATGCTGTCGGGCAGGACGATCAGACACCTGTAACCCCGCACCGCAGAGATGAACGCCAGGCCTATCCCGGTGTTGCCCGATGTAGGTTCGACGATCAACTGGCCTGAACCGGGCGTTAGGATGCCCCGCTCCTCGGCGTCAGTGATGAGGCCGAGCGCGGTACGGTCCTTGATGCTGCCGGCCGGATTCTGCCCCTCGAGCTTTATCCACACTTCCGCCATCCCCGGTTCGACGACTCGGAAGAGGCGGATCATCGGCGTGTGGCCCACGAGGCTGTCGAGCATGCGCGGAGGAGCTGTCTCTGACTTCATGATAGCAGTCTATCGGCGGGCGCGGAACGCGGGTGTCGGCGGTGCTCGAGCTACTATTCAGGCATGGGTGAGCGGGAGCTCTGGCAGTTCTTCAGAGAGGTCCGCGACGCCGTGGCCCAGGGCAATCGCGGCGCCAAGGAGCAGCCCTACCGGTCGGGTACCTTCATGGTCACCGCCCGTGCCGGCGAGGTCGAGCTGACCGTCAAGGACATCAGCGAGGAGGACGCGGTGCTTATCGCCGGCGAACTCAACGAACGCGGGGTCAGGGCGCTCGTGAACGGATCGGTCCTGTGTCCTCACTGCGGGGAGCGGGTCCCGGAGCAGAGCTTCTGCGTGCGCTGCCGTAGGAAACTGGCAGGGGAACTCCAGGAGTAGCTTCCCATCCTACTTTCGGAGGACAAACCGCCGGAGCATGGGCTGTAGACTTGCCCCATGAACGACAAGAAGCTCGTACGCTCGAAAACGGACAGGATGATCGGTGGCGTCTGCGGGGGCCTGGCGCAATACCTGGGGGTCGACTCGACCATCATCCGGCTGGTGTTCGCGGTTCTGCTGGTCTTCGGCGGAGGCGGCGGCATCCTCTACCTGATCCTCTGGCTGGTGATGCCCGAGGAGGGATCGACTCCCGCACGCCCACCGGAGCAGACCGACACCACCAACCCGCCCGACCAACACTGAGGAGCGAATGTGGGCCGCTCAGGCGGCTCGGCCCCTCAGCCCGATGAGAACTCGCTGCTCCTGACGCTGAACCGCTCGAGCCGCTCGCGGTCCAGCTCGACTCCGATGCCAGGGCCTTCGGGGATCTCCTGGAAGCCGTCACGGGCGTCGAGCCAACGGTCGACCACGTCCTCTTCCCAGTAGCGGCTCGCCGAAGCGGTGTCGCCCGGCAGACGGAACCCTTCGAGGGAGCTCAGGTGGAGGTTGTGTGCCCGGCCCACCCCGAGCTCGAGCATGCCCCCGCACCAGACGGGCGCCCCGAAAGCTAGAGCGACGTCGTGCACTCGGCGCGACTGCAGGTGACCCCGCACCCTGCCCAGCTTGACGTTGATGACCCGGCCGGAGCCGAGCTCCAGCCCCTTGCGGGCATCTTCCGGTGAGTGGATCGATTCGTCGAGGCAGATGGGAGTAGAAACCATCTCCTGAAGCTTGGCGTGGTCGACGAGGTCATCGAAGGCGAGCGGCTGCTCGATGTAGTCGAGGCCCAGCTCATCGAGCTCCTCGAAGACGCGGCTGTCGGTGAGTGTGTAGGCGCTGTTGGCGTCGACGGTGAGAGGCATCTGGGGCAGAGCCTCCCGTACAGCCCGCAGAGGCTCGACGTCCCAACCCGGCTTGATCTTGAACTTCAGTCGGCGGTAGCCCTGTTCGGCGTGGCGGAGGGCCGCCTCCACCGTGGCTTCGATGCTCTCCTGTATCCCGATGGAGGCGCCGACCGGGTGCCTGGTGCGGTGGCCGCCCAGCATCACCCAGAGTGGCAGTCCGGCAGCTCGCGCCTGAAGGTCCCAGAACGCCGTTTCGAGGGCCGCCACCGCCATGTTGTGCCCGCGGATAACGGAAAGGGACGAGAGCAACTGGGCGGGCGTGGCGAACTCCTTGCCCACGACCCGAGGCAGGATATAGCGTTCGAGCGCCAACCAGGCGGTGTCCCCCGTTTCGTAGCTGTAGCCGGGTACGTTCCCCGCCGTGACCTCGCCGTACCCTTCGGTCCCCTCTCCTCTGACGGTGACGATCACCTTGCGCAAGTCCTGTTCGACGCCGAAGCTGGTTTCGAAGCGGAACTTCAGGCGCACCGCCAGTTCGCGGAGCTCTACCCGTTCGATCCTCATGCCGGCGTCCTCGACGAAGGAGCGCGCAGCGGCGCTTGTTCGAGACGGCTGCCGAGGGACGTATGAGGGCTGGTCCTGTTCACTGGCTCTCCTCTTGAGCGGCCGGCGTCGCCGGGCCTCAGAAGTCGGATGGGAACTCGAGCCGTTCCCGGCGGGCCACCGGCTCCTCGTCCTCCTCCCGCCGCTCGGGCTGGGGTTCGGACGGTTGCGGCGGCGGCTCGGTTTCGATCTCGAGCAGTTCCCGGCGGCGCCGGCGCCACTCGTCACGCTGCCGCCGCTGCAGCCTGGAGCTGGCGAGCCGCCGCGCCGGGTCGATCCTCTGCCCCAGCGGGTCGACCTTGAAACGACCGTTCCACGGCTCCCAGGTGAGGTTGGCCCGCAATCGGTAGGCACGCCTTCGAGTCTGCGGCGTGTAGAAGTACAGATCGAGGTAACCGGTGTCGCCGTGCAGTTCCTCGACCGGCAGGTTGACGTCCACGGAGCTGTTCCGCGGCACGATCGCGCTAAGCTCGGCGGTTTCGGGGGTGGGCATCAGGTCGCTGCTGAGGGCTACCTCGAGCAGCTGGGCGACGCTGTCGCCAAGATTGCTCACATGCATCTTCAGTTCCGTGACGCTGCTCTCCTCGACCGATCGCACCTCGCCGCGCGACACCAGCAGCTCGGGCCTCGACTCGGCCCGTCGTTCGCGCCGCCGCCCGCCTGGCAACAGGGCGAGCAGCAATACGATCAGTACGACGACCAGGAGCAGCACCGCCGGGATCACCCAGGCTCCGGGCGCCCCGGCCAAGCCGTTCAACCAGTCGGTGATCGAGGCCCAGGTAGTGACGATGTCGGCCCAGATCATGTCGAGCACGCGGCTCATCGTCCCAGCTTACCGTTAGAGGGCTAGAGTGGCCGTGTGGAAGGTTGCGCGCCCAACGGTGACCACCGAACCGCGAGGGCCGGCTCGCCGGAGGAGGGGTCGGAGCTGCTCCGGGTGCAGGAGACCGGGGATGGCAGCGGGACGCTCTTCACCCCCCGATACGCTCAGACCTTCCACTCGCTTCACGGAGCGGTGACGGAGTCCAGGCATGTCTTCCTCGAGGGGAGCGGGGTGGCCGAGAGGCTGCGCCAGGGAGAGGCCGTGAAGGTGTTGGAGGTCGGATTCGGAACCGGCCTCAACTTCCTGCTCACCGCCCAGGCGGCCTCGACCGGTTCCGGGACACTCCACTACGTCGCTCTGGAAAGGCAACTCGTGCCGGTGGCTCTGCTGGCCCGACTCGACTACGCACGCTTCGCCCCTGCCGCTTTCGCAGCGCTGCTGGAGTTCCGTCGCCGTCTGGCGCCCGGAACTCAAGCAGGGACGCACAGGTCGAGGGTGGCAGGGTCGCTGCTCGAGCTGCGGCTCGGCGAGGCGCAGGAGGCCCGGCTCGGGAAGGCCGAGTTCGACGCGATCTATCACGACGGCTTCAGCCCCGACACCAACCCGGAACTGTGGGACGAGTCGTTCCTGTCGCGGCTCGCGGCAGCCCTCGCCCCTGGGGGGACCCTCGTGAGCTACACGGTGAAGGGCGTCGTGCGCCGGCAACTAGCTGCAGCCGGACTCGAGGTGACCAAACTGGCCGGCCCCCCGGGCGGCAAGAAAGAGATGCTGCGGGCGGTCAGGCGAGGTCCGGCGTGAGCCGCCCCCTAGGCCCAGGGGATGAGCGAACGTCCCCAGGGGATCGCGTAGAGCACGAGCAACAATGCCAGGGCGACGCCGATGGTGGCCCTGACGTAGCGGGCGCGATCGGTCTCGGCGCGACGAGCCATGGAGAGCCCCACCTGGGCAGAGACGGCTGCGAGGATCATGATAAGGCCGTGCTCAACCAGGAAGAAGCGGGTGTCGGGGTCTCCCATGGCCGCACCGAAGTCGGCGAAACCGCCCCGCACTATCGGGCTTACGAGGTAGAGGAGGATGCCCACCACAACCTGCAGGTGAAGGGTGCCGGCGAAGGCCGCGCCTATGCCGCGCTCGCGCCCGGTCCACTGGGTTCGCGCCAGCAACCCGCGCAGCATCACGACGACCGCGGCGAAGCCACCCAGCAGCACCAGCCAGCGAATCAGATTGTGGAGGCCTCTCAAGAATTCATACATGACGTCAGCTCCCTGTCTTGCTCGAGTTCGGGCTCATGATACCGCCCGGCCCGATGGCTAAGGGCGCTGCTGCTGCCGCGGCA includes the following:
- a CDS encoding inositol monophosphatase family protein; the encoded protein is MTDQQTEYLHTAVRAAQEAARIHRSNIGGELDVSTKSNITDLVTKVDKLCEERIREVIAQRYPEHAVLGEEQGGPGSEAEYRWIVDPLDGTVNYTHGFPFYCVSIALEIRGRVEVGVVLDSAHHEMFTAVRGSGAYLDGAPIRVSAESDPAKAMLATGFSYDPERKIENAEVFMRMLPETRAIRRPGAAALDLSYVAAGRLDGFWELTLNPWDVAAGVLIIEEAGGKVTGAGGEPYRLSDPVLIASNGALHERLVELLALHGVRA
- the cysK gene encoding cysteine synthase A; the encoded protein is MKSETAPPRMLDSLVGHTPMIRLFRVVEPGMAEVWIKLEGQNPAGSIKDRTALGLITDAEERGILTPGSGQLIVEPTSGNTGIGLAFISAVRGYRCLIVLPDSMSEERVRTLRAYGAALEFTPGELRMQGAIPRAQELVEETGAWMPNQFENPANPAYHHRVTGPEIWGQMQGRIDAFVWASGTGGSISGIGRYLKEQNPGIQVIAVEPGRSAVINGYERGQHKFQGMGPGFIPGNLDLDLLDGCRMVYEEDAFPLARRLAREEGIFVGMSSGATVHAALEVARELGPGKVVVTMAADSGARYVSTELFAAEDG
- a CDS encoding PspC domain-containing protein, encoding MNDKKLVRSKTDRMIGGVCGGLAQYLGVDSTIIRLVFAVLLVFGGGGGILYLILWLVMPEEGSTPARPPEQTDTTNPPDQH
- the menC gene encoding o-succinylbenzoate synthase, with the protein product MRIERVELRELAVRLKFRFETSFGVEQDLRKVIVTVRGEGTEGYGEVTAGNVPGYSYETGDTAWLALERYILPRVVGKEFATPAQLLSSLSVIRGHNMAVAALETAFWDLQARAAGLPLWVMLGGHRTRHPVGASIGIQESIEATVEAALRHAEQGYRRLKFKIKPGWDVEPLRAVREALPQMPLTVDANSAYTLTDSRVFEELDELGLDYIEQPLAFDDLVDHAKLQEMVSTPICLDESIHSPEDARKGLELGSGRVINVKLGRVRGHLQSRRVHDVALAFGAPVWCGGMLELGVGRAHNLHLSSLEGFRLPGDTASASRYWEEDVVDRWLDARDGFQEIPEGPGIGVELDRERLERFSVRSSEFSSG
- the mnmD gene encoding tRNA (5-methylaminomethyl-2-thiouridine)(34)-methyltransferase MnmD; its protein translation is MEGCAPNGDHRTARAGSPEEGSELLRVQETGDGSGTLFTPRYAQTFHSLHGAVTESRHVFLEGSGVAERLRQGEAVKVLEVGFGTGLNFLLTAQAASTGSGTLHYVALERQLVPVALLARLDYARFAPAAFAALLEFRRRLAPGTQAGTHRSRVAGSLLELRLGEAQEARLGKAEFDAIYHDGFSPDTNPELWDESFLSRLAAALAPGGTLVSYTVKGVVRRQLAAAGLEVTKLAGPPGGKKEMLRAVRRGPA